The window tatatatatatatgcataaatagATATAGTTCGAACTAGATTTAATTCGTCTGCGTGCCGATAGTTTTCCCACCTTTATGTGAGTTGTTTTCTCACTTTTATGTGGGTAATGGTTACACTTGCGTGCGGATAGTTTTCTCACTTGTGTTGTGTGGGTAGTAGTTCCGTCTGTATGCGGTTATTTTTCTACCTTTGTATGGTGTAGAAGTCTCGTCTACGTGCGGATTGCTTATTTGAtccctcttgtaattctaaaaaaaagataggagtatatatattttgatattaaatacaattttattttattttttttgttatctctcattttctttctttgattttttgattttttggaTAATTTCGATTATTTGGTTCGGTTCAATATTTATtctaaaaattttgatttttcagtTCAATTTATTCAGGCAATTCGGttcaattcaatattttttcaaaaatcaaatataaatttgatttggtttggttttagctTAAATCGAATAGACACCCTACCCACTAAAAGCACTATTTCCATTTTgctttttttagtttttttcttttgcggttttttttgcaattttttttataatttttttttttcagttttgttttgcaattttttttttaatttctctttttgcaaataaatgtaatatttgaTAGAAGAAGTCATGTTTttattaagtaaattatactcctccgtccccaaaataagttcctctttggggacggcacgggttttaaggaaaaatggtaaagtgtattgatagtggagaaaaatatgttataattagtattgggagtgatgaaaaggtgaaaaagtgtgataattagtattgagagtggtgaaaaagtgaaaagtaagaataaataaagtattattagtggtggggtagttgtccaaaaatagaaagaaagaaagaggaacttatttgggggacgtcccaaaaaggaaaaagatgaacttatttgggggacggagggagtatattacaaAAAAAGGAGGTCCTATTTctattaaataatactccattattattattattattattattattattattattatatcataaactctaattaatatttattacaaaaaatgaaataaaaaaagataatataCCTTAACTACAAAATTCTTCCCCCGTTTCATTATTTATGATCTATGCCTTTTCGGTACAAATGGCGGCGAGAGGGAGAGGTAGGGGGTCAAGGCGGTGCAGGGTTTGAGGAGGTAAAAAAAGCAGCAGCGAAAGGGAGCGGCGGATGATCGATGGAGGAGGAGAGAAGGAGGTAATGGTGGTGGTGAGAAATGAGGCGGGGAGCTACTAGAAGGGAAAGAAtcaaatgagagagagagagagagtaataatGAATTGAttaaaatgagagagagagagagagagagtaataatGAAATGAGGATGTGACTCGGCTTCTTCTTCGCGCCCCTTTTGTGAATTGTGGAATTGGATTTGGAATCTGGATGTTATTCCTAAAGTTAAAATGTTTTTATGGAGATGCCTAGCTAAGAGCaatcccagcagatcacctaaatgcatcactgactctaaatttaggctaaaacaattgaaaatgagataaaaaatgcatccagcagatcccctaaattggatatggggcccacaaaaatttttacacctacctaaattcaatcttaaatttacacccaccctaaatttattttaagcttataattagtagggcccacacataattattgtttttatgtagaaaataggagatctggtgtatgcatttataaaatcgaaatcctaaaattaaatagggaagctttagggaggaatataggagcataattttgagatttctgctgggagtgctctaatgCTAATGCTTTACCTACTACAAAGGCATTGAGATCCAGAACTTTGGAGGTGGATATTTTGTGCACGAGATGCGGGGAGTGTGAGGAGTCTATGGAGCATGCATGCTATCAGGGATTGTGGTTGGGTGAGTGTTCTTTGGGCTGTCTCACCACTTCGTATGCAACCATTGAAGCAGGGGGAGAATTGCTCGATTGTTGATTGGTTTGAGAAAATCAGAGCTTGCCCTCAACATGAAGTCCATGCTATTTTTGCGACGATTGCTTGGGTTTGCTGGTATGCTAGAAATCTTCTCATTTTCCAAAACAAAGTCTTATCTCATGTTGAGTGTCTTGGTATTGCGACTCGGGCTCAATGGATAAGACCGACTTGTTCTTTAATACAGAAGCCGAGTTCTACTCGGCTGGAGTGCAACGAGGAGGGTGTCTGCAAGGTTGCCACTAATGCGGCGTTTAATGTGGGGAGAGGCGTTGGGGTTGGAGCAGTTCTGAAGCAGGGTGATGGTTCTCTCTTGGGATGCAGATTTGGTTTTTCTGCAGGGGCTTTTACTGTGATCGAAGGAGAAGCGATAGCTTTGCTTGAAGGTTTAAAACTTTGCAGGGAGAAAGGCGTGATGGATGTGATTGCTGAAACTGATTGCCAACAACTCTATTGGAAGCTTGCTCGACATGAGAATGATTTATCTTATCTGGGAGACACGCTGAGAGAGATTTTTGAGTTGACAAGCTCGTTCCGCAGGGTTACTTTCAGTTGGACGCCAAGAGAAGGAAACTCCATTGCCGATAAATTAGCTTTGTTTGCTCTTTCTTCTTTGATTAATGTTTCTTCTTTTGAGGTTCTACCTTCTGTGTTGAACTTTGTTTCGCTTGTTTAATGAAGTTGTCTTCTTGTtggctcaaaaaaaaaatgaattgattaacaattttaattttaattaagctctaattaTGGACGGTCCAAAAAAGAATACATGATATAAATAATTGGATGAAGAGAGCAATAAACtcaaaaaattcatttttaactaaacaaattgttttaaaaaaataataattataaattctaattgaatCAATGAGCTCTggttaataattttaaaattaaactaaattatattCTTTGTGTCTGTAAAAACTGTGGTCTTTTTGCTATTTTGGTCCCATAAAAATTGTGGTGTTTTCATTTCGGTATACATACATcatattgttatatttttaatctcattcatactcaatattttttttaaaaatccatcaaaaaattatttattaattgtcaactaaattaatttagtttTGGCAAATCCCTTTATTCATGTTATATATATCTCCaacaatttattaaaattgttaCCAACACTGGGAGGGTTTctaattcctctataaagcaccggttccggcgtataatcaagaatggtatgtcttcAGATATGAGTAAAACCCAAGAAGCAACGGGCCGTGCTGCTGGTGCAGTTTTGCAGCGCGTAGGCGCAGTTCTTGACACTTCGTCGCCgatggagttcttgaataaagtgcaaTATATGCTCAGGCTGGAAGTGCGATTCTGCAAATTTTTGTGATTCATTCTTTTTCCGACGCATCTCGATCTATGTCGGCTATGGTTTCTAAAAGATGAGGAGATATGTTGGATGACGAAGATTCTTTGGACGAGGAAGACCCtctaaatattttctcatagtcttggttt is drawn from Salvia miltiorrhiza cultivar Shanhuang (shh) unplaced genomic scaffold, IMPLAD_Smil_shh original_scaffold_447, whole genome shotgun sequence and contains these coding sequences:
- the LOC131004659 gene encoding uncharacterized protein LOC131004659, yielding MHAIRDCGWVSVLWAVSPLRMQPLKQGENCSIVDWFEKIRACPQHEVHAIFATIAWVCWYARNLLIFQNKVLSHVECLGIATRAQWIRPTCSLIQKPSSTRLECNEEGVCKVATNAAFNVGRGVGVGAVLKQGDGSLLGCRFGFSAGAFTVIEGEAIALLEGLKLCREKGVMDVIAETDCQQLYWKLARHENDLSYLGDTLREIFELTSSFRRVTFSWTPREGNSIADKLALFALSSLINVSSFEVLPSVLNFVSLV